One Natator depressus isolate rNatDep1 chromosome 13, rNatDep2.hap1, whole genome shotgun sequence genomic region harbors:
- the TM9SF4 gene encoding transmembrane 9 superfamily member 4 translates to MAASGATERPMCLLMLLALFHETSSFYVPGVAPINFHQKDPVEIKAVKLTSSRTQLPYEYYSLPFCQPNKITYKAENLGEVLRGDRIVNTPFQVFMNIEKKCEVLCNFPNKPVTLTVEQSKLIAERIREDYYIHLIADNLPVATRLEFYSNREEEEKKEKDVQFEHGYRLGFMDSNKFYLHNHLSFILYYHREEVEENQEPTYRVVRFEVIPQSIKLEDLKADEKGTCILPEAAGSAPQEIDPTKKNQLLFTYSVHWEESDIKWASRWDTYLTMSDVQIHWFSIINSVVVVFFLSGILSMIIIRTLRKDIANYNKEDDIEDTMEESGWKLVHGDVFRPPQYPMILSSLLGSGIQLFCMILIVIFVAMLGMLSPSSRGALMTTACFLFMFMGVFGGFSAGRLYRTLKGHRWKKGAFCTATLYPGVVFGICFVLNCFIWGKHSSGAVPFPTMLALLCMWFGISLPLVYLGYYFGFRKQPYDNPVRTNQIPRQIPEQRWYMNRFVGILMAGILPFGAMFIELFFIFSAIWENQFYYLFGFLFLVFIILVVSCSQISIVMVYFQLCAEDYRWWWRTFLVSGGSAFYVLIYAIFYFVNKLDIVEFIPSLLYFGYTALMVLSFWLLTGTIGFYAAYMFVRKIYAAVKID, encoded by the exons GAAAGGCCAATGTGTTTGCTGATGCTGCTTGCACTCTTTCATGAGACAAGCTCCTTCTATGTACCAGGTGTAGCTCCGATCAACTTCCACCAGAAGGATCCCGTAGAAATCAAG GCTGTGAAGCTCACCAGTTCACGAACCCAGCTGCCATATGAGTACTATTCATTGCCTTTCTGCCAACCCAACAAGATAACGTACAAGGCTGAGAATCTGG GTGAGGTTCTGCGGGGGGACCGGATAGTAAACACGCCATTCCAGGTCTTCATGAACATAGAGAAGAAATGTGAGGTTCTTTGCAACTTTCCCAACAAGCCAGTCACCCTGACAGTGGAACAGAGCAAGCTGATTGCAGAGCGTATCCGAGAGGATTACTATATCCATCT TATTGCTGATAACTTGCCTGTGGCCACACGGCTGGAGTTCTATTCGAAtcgtgaggaggaggagaagaaggaaaaagacGTGCAGTTTGAGCATGGATACAGGCTTGGTTTCATGGACAGTAATAAG TTCTACCTGCACAACCACCTCTCCTTCATCCTTTACTACCAcagagaggaggtggaggagaatCAGGAGCCCACCTACAGGGTTGTGCGGTTTGAAGTGATTCCCCAGAGCATTAAACTTGAAG ATCTGAAGGCAGATGAGAAGGGCACTTGTATACTGCCTGAAGCTGCAGGCTCAGCCCCTCAGGAGATAGATCCCACTAAGAAGAACCAGCTGCTCTTCACGTACTCTGTCCACTGGGAG GAGAGTGACATTAAATGGGCTTCTCGCTGGGACACCTACCTGACCATGAGTGATGTGCAGATCCACTGGTTTTCCATCATTAATTCAGTCGTGGTTGTCTTTTTCCTTTCAG GTATTCTCAGCATGATCATTATCCGCACTCTCAGGAAGGACATTGCCAACTACAACAAGGAAGATGACATT GAAGATACAATGGAGGAATCTGGTTGGAAACTTGTGCATGGAGATGTCTTCAGGCCTCCACAATATCCCATGATTCTCAGCTCGCTACTGGGCTCTGGAATTCAACTCTTTTGCATGATCCTGATAGTTATCT TTGTTGCCATGCTGGGGATGCTGTCACCTTCTAGCCGGGGCGCCCTGATGACTACAGCCTGCTTTCTCTTCATGTTCATGGG GGTTTTTGGTGGGTTCTCCGCTGGCCGTCTTTATCGGACGCTGAAAGGCCACAGATGGAAGAAAGGGGCCTTCTGT ACGGCAACCCTGTACCCTGGTGTAGTCTTCGGTATCTGCTTTGTCCTGAACTGTTTCATATGGGGGAAGCACTCCTCTGGAGCG GTTCCTTTCCCCACCATGCTGGCCCTGCTCTGCATGTGGTTCGGTATCTCCTTGCCCTTGGTCTACCTGGGATACTATTTTGGATTTCGCAAACAGCCATATGATAATCCTGTGCGGACCAATCAGATTCCAAGGCAGATCCCGGAGCAGAGGTGGTACATGAACAGATTCGTTGG GATTCTTATGGCTGGCATTCTCCCTTTTGGAGCCATGTTCATTGAACTGTTCTTCATCTTCAGT GCTATCTGGGAGAACCAGTTCTATTACCTCTTTGGCTTTCTCTTCCTGGTTTTTATAATCCTGGTGGTATCGTGCTCCCAAATCAGCATTGTCATGGTGTATTTCCAGCTCTGTGCTGAG GATTATCGCTGGTGGTGGAGGACCTTCTTGGTGTCTGGAGGATCTGCCTTCTATGTACTGATTTATGCCATCTTTTACTTCGTGAATAAG CTGGATATCGTTGAGTTCATTCCTTCCTTACTCTATTTTGGCTACACTGCTCTCATGGTCCTGTCTTTCTGGCTCCTCACTGGCACCATTGGCTTCTACGCAGCCTACATGTTTGTCCGTAAGATCTATGCTGCGGTGAAAATAGACTGA